A region of Pseudomonas sp. Marseille-Q3773 DNA encodes the following proteins:
- a CDS encoding DUF3079 domain-containing protein, with product MAKKFPTNPSHPERICWGCDLYCPAKALACGNGASRTMHPAELFGEDWDSFDNQLEKPIDREQGTAPKH from the coding sequence ATGGCCAAGAAATTCCCCACAAACCCCAGCCACCCCGAACGCATCTGCTGGGGCTGCGACCTCTACTGCCCAGCCAAGGCACTGGCCTGCGGCAACGGCGCGAGCCGGACCATGCATCCTGCAGAACTGTTCGGCGAAGACTGGGACAGTTTCGATAACCAACTGGAAAAACCGATCGACCGCGAGCAGGGAACAGCCCCGAAGCACTGA
- a CDS encoding FMN-binding glutamate synthase family protein: MKHSLPSRYACLAFCLLFTLASLPLLHQHAWLWPITLITALLSLVGLNDLRQSHHAVRRNYPILGNIRYLIETIRPEIRQYLIEGDDDKLPFSRSQRSLVYARAKNESAEKAFGTLNDAYKPGFEFISHSMLPVNTPDPASFRIAIGGPQCRLPYSASIFNISAMSFGALSANAIAALNRGARMGRFAHDTGEGSISPYHREHGGDLIWEIGSGYFGCRTEDGRFDPQRFAEQARSPQVKMIELKLSQGAKPGHGGILPGHKVSREIAQTRGVREGEDCISPAAHSAFRTPVELLQFIASLRELSGGKPVGFKFCLGHPWEFMGIAKAMLATGITPDFIVVDGKEGGTGAAPREFSDNMGVPMREGLMFVHNTLVGLNLRSSIRIGAAGKIVSAFDIASVLAIGADWVNSARGFMFAIGCIQSQSCHTNKCPTGVATQDPLRQRALVVPDKAERVASFHRNTLHALAEMLAAAGLEHPSQLKPKHLARRISSSEIGLFSDLHTFLKPGELLGGSIESEFYARMWRMARSDSFAPGTGEREVRVAAGRHREVELA, translated from the coding sequence ATGAAACACTCCCTACCCAGCCGCTACGCCTGCCTCGCATTCTGTCTACTGTTCACCCTCGCCAGCCTGCCGTTGCTACACCAGCATGCCTGGCTATGGCCCATCACGCTGATCACCGCCTTGCTCAGCCTGGTCGGCCTCAACGACCTGCGCCAAAGCCACCATGCCGTGCGCCGCAACTACCCGATCCTGGGCAACATCCGCTACCTGATCGAAACCATCCGCCCGGAAATCCGGCAATACCTGATCGAGGGCGACGACGACAAGCTGCCGTTTTCCCGCTCCCAGCGCTCGCTGGTCTACGCCCGGGCCAAGAACGAAAGCGCCGAGAAGGCCTTTGGCACGCTCAACGACGCCTACAAGCCCGGCTTCGAGTTCATCAGCCATTCCATGTTGCCGGTGAACACGCCGGACCCTGCCTCGTTTCGCATCGCCATCGGCGGGCCGCAATGCCGCCTGCCCTATTCGGCATCCATCTTCAACATTTCCGCGATGAGCTTCGGCGCGCTCAGCGCCAACGCCATCGCGGCGCTCAACCGTGGTGCACGCATGGGCCGTTTTGCCCATGACACGGGCGAAGGCAGTATCAGCCCGTACCACCGCGAACATGGCGGTGACCTGATCTGGGAAATCGGCAGTGGCTACTTCGGCTGCCGCACCGAGGACGGTCGCTTCGACCCGCAGCGCTTCGCCGAGCAGGCCCGCTCGCCGCAGGTGAAGATGATCGAGCTGAAGCTCAGCCAGGGCGCCAAGCCGGGCCACGGCGGCATCCTGCCGGGGCACAAGGTCAGCCGCGAAATCGCCCAGACGCGGGGCGTACGCGAGGGTGAGGACTGCATCTCGCCAGCAGCGCACAGTGCCTTCCGCACGCCGGTCGAGTTGCTGCAGTTCATTGCCAGCCTGCGCGAGCTGTCGGGCGGCAAGCCGGTGGGTTTCAAGTTCTGCCTGGGCCACCCGTGGGAATTCATGGGCATCGCCAAGGCCATGCTGGCCACCGGCATTACCCCGGACTTCATCGTCGTCGACGGCAAGGAAGGCGGTACCGGCGCGGCGCCGCGCGAGTTCAGCGACAACATGGGCGTACCGATGCGCGAGGGCCTGATGTTCGTGCACAACACCCTGGTCGGCCTGAACCTGCGTTCCAGCATCCGCATTGGCGCAGCGGGCAAGATCGTCAGCGCCTTCGACATCGCCAGTGTGCTGGCTATCGGCGCTGACTGGGTCAACTCCGCGCGCGGCTTCATGTTCGCCATCGGCTGCATCCAGTCGCAGAGCTGCCACACCAACAAGTGCCCGACCGGGGTGGCCACGCAAGACCCGCTGCGCCAGCGTGCACTGGTGGTGCCGGACAAGGCTGAACGGGTTGCCAGCTTCCACCGCAATACCTTGCATGCGTTGGCAGAGATGCTGGCCGCTGCGGGGCTGGAGCATCCGTCGCAGCTCAAACCCAAGCACCTGGCGCGGCGTATCAGCTCAAGCGAAATCGGCTTGTTCTCGGACCTGCACACGTTTCTCAAGCCGGGCGAGTTGCTGGGTGGCTCGATTGAAAGCGAGTTCTATGCGCGGATGTGGCGGATGGCGCGTAGCGACAGTTTTGCGCCGGGGACTGGGGAGCGAGAGGTGAGGGTTGCAGCGGGGCGGCACAGGGAGGTGGAGCTGGCGTGA